One part of the Aurantibacillus circumpalustris genome encodes these proteins:
- a CDS encoding Rne/Rng family ribonuclease, which translates to MNQELIINSTPNEVVIALLHDKRLVELHREKNNSKFSVGDIYLGRAKKVMTGLNAAFVDVGYEKDAFLHYLDLGPQANSLIKYVETTQNGKQNVSNLMYFKNESEIKKDGKINEIIKSGQNLLVQVAKEPISAKGPRITTEISLAGRYLVLIPFSDKISVSSKLRNYEEKARLKDLMQKIKPKNFGVIVRTVAEGKSVSDLEGDLNDLIKRWEECYQAIKTSQPPMRVLGEVDRSNAILRDFLNASFNAIHVNDATVFEDLKAYIKTISPDKVDILKLYTGKLPIFDGLGVEKQIKSLFGKTVHMKSGAYLVIEHTEALHVFDVNSGNRAKSDNTQEQNALEVNLEAAVEVARQLKVRDMGGIIVVDFIDMHGAENRKLLFDKLKEEMKSDRAKHNILPPSKFGLIQITRQRLRPEVNIEVIETCPSCGGTGTVQPSILFVDQIENTLRFIMKEQNQKNITLHIHPYVEAFIKKDGFLRSRQWKWYFEHKQWVKVEGMASQGILEYKFFNKDMDEIAV; encoded by the coding sequence GTGAATCAAGAATTAATAATTAATTCCACGCCTAACGAGGTTGTTATAGCACTGCTGCACGATAAACGTCTGGTAGAGCTTCACCGCGAGAAAAATAATTCCAAATTTTCGGTAGGCGATATTTATTTAGGAAGGGCAAAAAAGGTCATGACCGGCCTTAATGCAGCTTTTGTGGATGTTGGATATGAAAAGGATGCATTTTTGCATTATCTAGATCTGGGGCCCCAGGCAAATTCTCTCATTAAGTACGTTGAAACAACTCAAAACGGAAAACAAAACGTGAGTAATCTCATGTACTTTAAAAATGAGTCTGAGATAAAAAAAGACGGAAAAATTAATGAAATAATTAAATCGGGTCAGAATTTGTTAGTGCAGGTAGCAAAAGAACCTATCAGTGCTAAAGGACCTCGTATTACCACTGAGATAAGTCTTGCCGGACGTTACCTGGTTTTGATTCCTTTTTCTGATAAAATCTCTGTTTCTTCTAAACTTAGAAATTATGAGGAAAAAGCGCGATTAAAAGATTTAATGCAAAAAATTAAACCAAAGAATTTTGGAGTAATTGTGCGCACGGTTGCTGAGGGTAAATCTGTTTCTGATCTTGAAGGTGATTTAAATGATCTTATTAAACGTTGGGAAGAATGTTATCAAGCTATCAAAACCTCACAGCCTCCAATGAGGGTGTTAGGAGAGGTTGATAGAAGTAATGCAATTCTTCGCGATTTTTTAAACGCTTCTTTTAATGCAATCCATGTAAACGATGCAACTGTTTTTGAAGATCTTAAAGCTTATATAAAAACCATTTCACCTGATAAAGTTGACATACTAAAATTATATACCGGTAAACTTCCAATTTTTGATGGTTTAGGTGTTGAGAAACAAATTAAAAGCTTGTTTGGTAAAACCGTTCACATGAAAAGTGGTGCTTATCTTGTTATTGAACATACAGAAGCGCTTCACGTTTTTGATGTAAATAGCGGTAACCGTGCCAAAAGCGATAACACACAAGAACAAAACGCACTCGAAGTAAATTTGGAAGCAGCTGTAGAGGTTGCGCGCCAACTCAAAGTGCGTGATATGGGTGGTATTATTGTAGTTGATTTTATCGACATGCACGGCGCAGAAAATCGCAAATTACTCTTTGATAAATTAAAAGAGGAAATGAAAAGCGATCGTGCAAAGCATAATATTTTACCTCCAAGCAAATTTGGTTTGATTCAAATTACCCGTCAACGCTTACGTCCCGAGGTAAATATTGAAGTCATCGAAACTTGCCCTAGTTGCGGTGGCACAGGTACAGTACAACCAAGCATTTTATTTGTTGACCAAATCGAGAACACCCTTCGTTTTATTATGAAGGAGCAAAATCAAAAGAACATTACTTTACACATTCACCCATACGTTGAAGCATTCATTAAAAAAGACGGTTTTTTAAGAAGCCGTCAATGGAAATGGTATTTCGAACACAAGCAATGGGTTAAAGTAGAAGGAATGGCCAGTCAAGGAATTTTAGAATACAAATTCTTTAACAAGGACATGGATGAAATAGCTGTTTAG
- a CDS encoding helix-turn-helix domain-containing protein yields MNKFKVIKSKEQYKEYTAKLIDLCEEPSDKYEDDRELLEVLIETWERENLKNEESDPVELIKFLMENHNLKREQMMKILEISKGTLSKILSYKKGLSKNIIRKLSEYFKISQETFNRPYPIVSAANKGHKDEGMMNTPKELQVVL; encoded by the coding sequence ATGAATAAGTTTAAGGTTATAAAAAGCAAAGAACAGTATAAAGAATATACCGCTAAGCTTATAGACTTGTGCGAAGAGCCATCAGATAAGTACGAAGATGATAGAGAGCTTCTTGAAGTTTTAATTGAAACCTGGGAAAGAGAAAATCTGAAAAACGAAGAAAGCGACCCGGTTGAATTAATTAAATTTCTGATGGAGAATCATAACTTAAAAAGGGAACAAATGATGAAGATTCTCGAAATTTCTAAAGGTACTTTGAGTAAAATTTTAAGTTATAAAAAAGGACTTTCAAAAAACATAATTCGCAAACTTTCTGAATATTTTAAGATTTCTCAGGAAACGTTTAACAGGCCGTACCCCATAGTGTCTGCAGCTAATAAAGGCCATAAAGACGAGGGAATGATGAATACTCCTAAAGAATTACAGGTTGTTCTATAA
- a CDS encoding type II toxin-antitoxin system HigB family toxin: MKVRLFLQETIEDFADNHSNGRKLFVAWLTAIKNAEWEEPIDITKTVKGNLLSNGSNRVVFDLGGNSSNAFRIICSYKF, encoded by the coding sequence ATGAAGGTTAGACTATTTCTTCAGGAAACAATAGAGGACTTCGCGGACAATCATTCCAATGGAAGAAAACTATTTGTCGCGTGGTTAACTGCAATTAAAAATGCTGAGTGGGAAGAACCAATAGATATAACTAAAACCGTAAAAGGAAATTTATTGTCTAATGGTTCAAACAGAGTGGTTTTTGATTTAGGTGGAAATAGTTCGAATGCTTTTAGAATAATATGTTCTTATAAATTTTGA
- a CDS encoding acyltransferase: protein MANIFEFNGYKPVIDRSAFIHPNATVTGNVIIGKNVYVGPGAAIRGDWGQIIIEDDCNVQENCTIHMFPGTTVLLKESAHVGHGAIIHGATLGKNCLIGMNSVIMDNAVIGDECIIGALSMVPAEMVIEKRKVVVGNPAKVIKDVSDDMIEWKTKGTKLYQQLPSDCHSSLKPCEPLTRMPAFRPQQQDEYKTWQKEKKK from the coding sequence ATGGCTAATATTTTTGAATTTAATGGGTACAAGCCGGTAATTGATCGAAGCGCGTTCATTCACCCCAATGCAACGGTAACAGGAAATGTCATTATCGGGAAAAACGTGTATGTGGGTCCAGGTGCAGCAATTCGTGGCGATTGGGGTCAAATTATAATTGAAGATGATTGCAATGTGCAAGAAAATTGCACCATACATATGTTTCCTGGAACAACAGTTCTGCTTAAAGAATCGGCACACGTAGGTCATGGCGCTATTATACACGGTGCAACACTCGGCAAAAACTGCTTAATAGGAATGAATTCTGTGATTATGGATAACGCCGTTATTGGCGACGAATGTATTATCGGCGCTTTAAGCATGGTGCCGGCAGAGATGGTGATTGAAAAAAGAAAAGTTGTAGTTGGTAATCCAGCCAAAGTAATTAAAGACGTAAGTGATGACATGATTGAATGGAAAACGAAGGGCACAAAATTGTATCAGCAACTTCCATCAGATTGTCACTCCTCTCTAAAGCCTTGTGAACCTTTAACTAGGATGCCCGCCTTCAGACCACAGCAACAAGACGAATACAAAACCTGGCAAAAAGAAAAGAAAAAATAG